The following DNA comes from Cedecea neteri.
GGGCTGTTGAGTTAAGCTTTTTGAGCAAGCAGACATTTCGTGAATGCCATACAAAACAGGCTATAATTTAACCAATATCGCCGCATGTAAAGGTGAAACACGATGCCTAATCCCTTCGATGCCTGCATGTCTATCGCCCTGATCTTAGGCGCATTACATGAAATGGGATTGATTCCCTGGTAGTGTGATGTCTGGAAATTGACAGCTGGATAAATCTCATTAAGGTGAGAGACGTACATAACGCTGTGCTTAGCGGAGCAGCGTCCTACTTCTGTTGCGTCTCAGGAACCCCATGACACCTACGCTTCAAACTTTTGTCGGTAGTTTGCTTCAGGATAATAAAACACTCGTCGCCTCTTACGATCTTGAGTCCCTGTCGCCCGACCTGAAAAATACTCTTCAGCTACAAACTTTGCGCCAGCCTGGCATTTATAACTATGCCCTATCTCCCTTTTCTCTCGACTATCGCAGCGTTCAGCGACTCTGCGTTATCAACGGGATGGGCGTCACGCTGGGGGATTCACTGATTGGTATTTCGGCGCTGCACGCAATCAAAACCATTAACCCTAAACTTCACCTGACGGTACTGCGTCCTCATACCTGCCAGGCTTATGTGGAAGAGATTTATCGACTCGCGGGTAATGTAATCGATGAGCTGCATTTTATGCCTCAGGAACTGGCTTCACTGGCGGGATATGATGCGCTGATTGACGCCGGGAACCAGCTCTTCCGGGAGGATTTCGCCACTCTGGAAATGCACGATTTTTTCCTGCGCCACCTTGGCATTGCCCCTGAGTCCGTATCCGAAGAGATAAAAACAAACCGCTGGCTTCGTGACGGCATGTCAGAGCAAATTTCCCCGTTGGAAGGTCGTTACGTACTGTTCAATCACCGCGCCAGCACTCCGCTTCGCGACATCCCAGCCGCTGTGCTCGTTGAATTTGTAGAACAGATCTATCAGCAGCACGACGTGCCCGTTGCAGGATTTGGCAAAATAGATCACCCGCAGTTTATCGATCTTTCTTCACGCTCAAGAAATACCGCAGACTTTATCGGCATTATTCGCCACGCCAGTAAAGTCTATACCTGTGATTCCTCGGCTTTACATATTGCCGCGGCCTTTGAGATACCTACAACGGCCTATTTTAACGCCATCAAACCGTCGTTGCGGGCGGCTTATTACCCCCAGTGTGGAAGCGTTGACCTGGGCACTGAGCGTTCCAAACTGCTACATCAAAGTGAAGATAGCGCGTTGTTAAAAGAGATAGAGGATAATTATTGGCGTTACCTTGCCGCTTTATAACGTCCAAAAGCTGGCCGTCATATTACGGCCAGCCCCAGGCTATTTATTGATGCCAATAACGAGCACGGTTGATTTCTTACATTGATTATCCTGGCAAATACCGGAGAACCAAATCTGCCCTTTACCGATGGCCAGCCCCTGATAATTCGCAAAAAGATCCTGATATGTCTGAGTCTTTACTACCGCAACCAAATCCGGCGTAAAAATAGCCTCATAGTTTTTAATGAACTGCTGCGACGTTTTGATCTGCACTTTTTTCCCCGCCAGCGTGACCTTTATTGGGTATGAAACCAGTTTTGCTACCTCAGCTTTATTCTGCGCCACGACCTGCGTTTTGAAGATATCGAAAAAAGCATGATAGTTCTGATGAGAGCTGAATAACTGATCCAGATTTGCATCCATCTCCTGCTCGGTGGCCGCGAACGACGAACCGGACAAGACAATTGTCGACACCAGCAACAGTCTGGCGAGTAGCGATGTAAACTTCATAAAATATACCCCTTGCCTTAAATATCATTGAATTATCGTATTTATATCGTTCTACATTCCCTGTCACACATACCCTTTGATGTACCGGGAATCCAACAGGCATTCCCTCGGCAGCATCATATATGATATAATTTTGACCAATCTATTGATTTTAAATACAAGTAAACAAAACGTATTAATATGAAACAACTTTTTCTGGCGCTCTGCCTTTTCACCCCCTTCAAAATGTCGATGGCATCGGTCAGTGGGACTTTTGATGTAAGAATGACGATTCTGCCAAAGCCACTGCCGCCAAAAGTGACTAAAATTAAACTTTCAGCAGATACGGTAATGATAATTAATGAATGGTAGTGTTTTCATTCATCTGGCAGTTTGTATGGCGACAATTCGCAGCCACTAAAAAGCCGCTGAGTGAATCCACCAGCGGCTTTTTGTTGTTGATTCAGGCTATCCGATCTTAACGTTCTATTCTTTGCCCAACGTCTATCCGGTTCCCGTCAGGATCGGCAAACACAAAGGCCCGCAGGCCATAATCTTTATCCTGAATCCCCTTAATGATCCTGGCCCCCGCCTGCTGGCAAAGCGCAAACAGCGCACTGGCGTCATCGACCAGAAGATGTGCCACCGGGAAATTCGCCGCCTTATGCTGCGGCTGCAGTGTCAAATGGAGTTCACTTCCCCCCTGTTTGACGATAACAAATCCAACCGGATCGCCATTTTGAAACGTCTGGCTAAACCCTAATCCGTCCACGTAAAATGCAATTGCCTGCTGCATATCTTTTACTGGCAACACTGCCGCAATACGGCCAAATCCCACAGTGAAATCCATTCTCAACCTCGTGATTGACTGAAATGTGGCCATCAATGCAGACGGTGCCGCAGCTGATGCATTTCATTTTGATGCCGGACGGTGCCAGGGTGAACTCATCATATCCGGGCGGTCAGCCTCACACAAAGCTTATCGGCTGGAGCCGTTTGCCCCATACTTATTACGCTTATGCTGATACAGCAGTTCATCTGCTTTCAATAACGCAGTTTCTAAGGTATCACCGGCCACCATCTGATAGCTCCCGTAAGAAAAAGCGACCATTTTCTGTTCGTCAATCGTCAGCAGGTAATCCTGAATACGTGCAATCACTTCGTTAGACTTGATCAGGCTGTAATCAATCAGGATCAGGCTAAACTCATCGCCACCAAGGCGAATGCCGTAATCGCTTTTACGAATAGATTGTGCCAACGCCTTGCCCAGATACTGAATAGCCCTGTCTCCCATGGCGTGACCAAGCGTATCGTTAATTCTCTTCAAACCGTCGCTATCAATAGAAATAACCGTAACCGCGATGTTGTTATTTAAGAGTCCCTGGATTTTCTGTTCCAGAGAGGATGTCAGTACCTTGCGGTTATATAACCCCGTCATCGCGTCGGTCATATTGTCGTGAGACAGCGACCGGTGGCGATTGAGCTGCTTGCTGGCATAGCGACAAAGCAGCCAGGTTCCACCTACATAGAGGGCAATTAGCCAGAAAATAGCAATCAGGAAGTAAATTCCGTCCAGTTGGACGTGCAGCGTATAGTAACCAGTGATGTTTTCCACGTAGGAAATGGGCGTAAACGATTTCAGCGCCGGATGATGGAAGCTAATTTTTGCGCCGGTGGCATTGTCGGTAACGTACAGGGATAAAAAATGCCATAACAGCGGCCTTTCTGCCGTATAGAAGGATGTCGCCAAATCGTCGATATTAATATCGGTAATAAACAACCCTTTTATTTCTTCGTGTTGAAATACCGGTGTAATCATACTGATAATGTTTTTATGGGTATAACCATCTTTATAAATATGGGAAACAATATTTTCGCCCTGACGCAGATCGGCTAACGCAGAATCGTCAATATTAATGGTCTTCGCGCTGCGATCGATATCTATACGACCATTTTCACTCACCAACCAGTTATTAAAGGTGTAATGATGGGTGTCGACAAGCTTATCAATGTAAATGTAGTTATTTTTCAGATCGATATAATAGCGGGTATTGTTGAACACATAGCCACTGTAGTTGGAGAAACTGTACTTAGACACAGCACGGGTGACGTTGTCTTGCACAACGAACAGCGCCGTCGTATCGCCCGCCCAGCTGGCGCAGGATGGATTGCGCGTTTGCAACGTCCCCTTCAACGCCATTAATTTTTGGCCGGCAAGATTTAAGCCATAAACACCATTTAATGATTCTGCATATTTACAAACATCAATTTTCGTATTCGCAACGCTTGTTATGCCTGATGGCGCAGAGGAAAAAGCGCGAGACAGACGGAAAGCCGCATTCTGGTTAATATACTCTTCATGAAACAACGCAGACTTGCCATTTTCTGCAATATACCCCATGTAACTTTTCAGATCCCGGTATTCTCGGAATACAAATCCGGCAAATATCAACGTCGTCAAAATAACGATAAATATAATGGTGTTGATGTATTTTAGCGGCGACAAGATGGTGTAATCCCTTGAAAATCCCACTTGTAAGGTAGGCCCGAGTATAGCATAGCGATAAGATGGCGTTGACCTGGCCGGTAGAATATTCCTGGTTGCAGTGTGCCAATTAAGGGACCAGGGTGCGACATACGCTCAAGACGAGCTTGCGTAACCAGCGGTGCGAGAGATCAGCCTCTGAGCGCGGATGCCACATCTGAGAAACGACAATCGGGCTCGTATTCACCGGCAGCTCAAACATTGCCAGCCTGGCGTTATCGCCCACCACCTCACGAACAGGTTGATTAAGCAGGAAAGAATGTGGGACCAGTGCAATCAGATCCGACCCCTGAGCCACCTTTAATGACGCCGGAAATCCCGGCACGACGGCGGCAATTTTTCGTGATAGCCCCCTTTTATCCAGCGCCTCATCTACGGGGCCGTGCGTGGAGCGGATACGACGGGAGGCGACCACGTGCCCATAGGCGAGATACTGCTCTACGGTTATCTCAGAGAACCCGGCCAGCGGATGTCCGGCTCGAACGACACCGACAAAGCGATCGCGAAACAGCGCCTGAAGCCGTATTTCCGG
Coding sequences within:
- a CDS encoding glycosyltransferase family 9 protein — protein: MTPTLQTFVGSLLQDNKTLVASYDLESLSPDLKNTLQLQTLRQPGIYNYALSPFSLDYRSVQRLCVINGMGVTLGDSLIGISALHAIKTINPKLHLTVLRPHTCQAYVEEIYRLAGNVIDELHFMPQELASLAGYDALIDAGNQLFREDFATLEMHDFFLRHLGIAPESVSEEIKTNRWLRDGMSEQISPLEGRYVLFNHRASTPLRDIPAAVLVEFVEQIYQQHDVPVAGFGKIDHPQFIDLSSRSRNTADFIGIIRHASKVYTCDSSALHIAAAFEIPTTAYFNAIKPSLRAAYYPQCGSVDLGTERSKLLHQSEDSALLKEIEDNYWRYLAAL
- the dgcJ gene encoding diguanylate cyclase DgcJ codes for the protein MGFSRDYTILSPLKYINTIIFIVILTTLIFAGFVFREYRDLKSYMGYIAENGKSALFHEEYINQNAAFRLSRAFSSAPSGITSVANTKIDVCKYAESLNGVYGLNLAGQKLMALKGTLQTRNPSCASWAGDTTALFVVQDNVTRAVSKYSFSNYSGYVFNNTRYYIDLKNNYIYIDKLVDTHHYTFNNWLVSENGRIDIDRSAKTINIDDSALADLRQGENIVSHIYKDGYTHKNIISMITPVFQHEEIKGLFITDINIDDLATSFYTAERPLLWHFLSLYVTDNATGAKISFHHPALKSFTPISYVENITGYYTLHVQLDGIYFLIAIFWLIALYVGGTWLLCRYASKQLNRHRSLSHDNMTDAMTGLYNRKVLTSSLEQKIQGLLNNNIAVTVISIDSDGLKRINDTLGHAMGDRAIQYLGKALAQSIRKSDYGIRLGGDEFSLILIDYSLIKSNEVIARIQDYLLTIDEQKMVAFSYGSYQMVAGDTLETALLKADELLYQHKRNKYGANGSSR
- a CDS encoding VOC family protein, whose amino-acid sequence is MDFTVGFGRIAAVLPVKDMQQAIAFYVDGLGFSQTFQNGDPVGFVIVKQGGSELHLTLQPQHKAANFPVAHLLVDDASALFALCQQAGARIIKGIQDKDYGLRAFVFADPDGNRIDVGQRIER